A genomic window from Methylobacterium nodulans ORS 2060 includes:
- a CDS encoding citryl-CoA lyase encodes MADKDPAALLDAARTWWSTEIIDMKPGVIRFRGYPIEQLIGAVSFPQMIWLMLRGSLPSLNESALLEAALVAAVDHGPQAPSIAISRMAVTCGLPLNGAMASAINVLDDVHGGAGEQCMELYADIARHLDAGLPLEQAVEAGVDAFMAAHGKIVSGFGHRFHPVDPRAPRLLGLVEAARERGVVSGRFAEIGRTVEALLQRRKGRPIPMNIDGATAVIYAELGFSPPLGRGLFILSRSVGILAHAWEQTRQGGRIKGPMPPSVPYSYTGPAPRDFPG; translated from the coding sequence ATGGCTGACAAGGATCCGGCCGCCCTTCTGGACGCGGCGAGAACCTGGTGGTCGACCGAGATCATCGACATGAAGCCGGGCGTGATCCGGTTCCGCGGCTACCCGATCGAGCAGCTGATCGGGGCGGTCAGCTTTCCGCAGATGATCTGGCTGATGCTGCGCGGCAGTCTGCCGTCGCTCAACGAAAGCGCTCTGCTCGAAGCGGCGCTCGTCGCGGCGGTCGATCACGGCCCGCAGGCGCCCTCGATCGCGATCAGCCGGATGGCCGTGACCTGCGGCCTGCCGCTCAATGGCGCGATGGCCTCGGCGATCAACGTGCTGGACGACGTCCACGGCGGGGCTGGCGAGCAGTGCATGGAGCTCTACGCCGATATCGCGCGGCATCTCGACGCCGGTTTACCGTTGGAGCAGGCGGTCGAGGCCGGCGTCGATGCGTTTATGGCGGCCCATGGGAAGATCGTGTCCGGGTTCGGCCATCGCTTCCACCCGGTCGATCCGCGGGCTCCGCGGCTGCTGGGGCTGGTGGAGGCGGCCCGGGAGAGGGGCGTGGTGAGCGGGCGGTTCGCCGAGATCGGCCGCACCGTCGAGGCGTTGCTTCAGCGCCGCAAGGGCCGCCCCATTCCGATGAACATCGACGGCGCGACCGCGGTGATCTACGCGGAGCTGGGCTTCTCACCGCCGCTCGGTCGCGGCCTGTTCATCCTGTCGCGCTCGGTCGGCATCCTGGCCCATGCCTGGGAGCAGACCCGACAGGGCGGGCGCATCAAGGGGCCGATGCCGCCGAGCGTGCCCTACAGCTACACAGGCCCGGCGCCGCGGGATTTTCCCGGCTGA
- a CDS encoding amidohydrolase family protein — translation MIERRSANYLPVRPDWLATGHEEPLEPELPIIDAHHHLWDRPGWRYLFDEYLADIGGSGHAVQASVFMQAQAMYRADDSGPMRVVGETEFANGVAAMAASGQYGPVRLCAGIVGHADLRLGDAVAEVLEAHLRAGNGRFRGIRHITVWDTDATLMNPLSAGPPGLLSDTAFRAGFARLAPLGLSFDAWLFHPQLDELTDLARTFPDTTIVLDHCGGILGIGAYAGRRQEIFAAWSRSIRALAQCPNVSVKLGGLGMRMNGFGFETGRMPPTSQHLAETWRPYIETCIEAFGATRCMFESNFPVDKGSYGYGTVWNAFKRLTAGASSDERMALFSGTATRVYAVTLPS, via the coding sequence ATGATTGAGCGAAGATCCGCCAACTACCTGCCTGTCCGCCCGGACTGGCTGGCCACAGGCCATGAGGAGCCGCTGGAGCCCGAGCTGCCGATCATCGACGCGCACCACCATCTGTGGGACCGGCCCGGCTGGCGCTACCTCTTCGACGAATACCTCGCTGACATCGGCGGGAGTGGGCACGCCGTTCAGGCGAGCGTCTTCATGCAGGCGCAAGCGATGTATCGAGCCGATGACTCGGGCCCGATGCGCGTGGTTGGGGAAACCGAGTTCGCCAATGGCGTCGCTGCCATGGCGGCGAGCGGGCAGTACGGCCCAGTGCGCCTGTGCGCGGGCATCGTCGGGCATGCCGACCTTCGGCTCGGGGACGCCGTCGCGGAGGTCCTGGAAGCTCATCTCCGCGCGGGGAACGGGCGCTTCCGCGGCATCCGCCACATCACGGTCTGGGACACCGATGCGACCCTGATGAACCCGCTGAGTGCGGGGCCTCCGGGTTTGCTGTCGGATACGGCCTTCCGGGCCGGCTTCGCCCGGCTCGCGCCGCTCGGTCTCAGCTTCGACGCGTGGCTCTTCCATCCTCAGCTCGACGAGCTGACCGATCTGGCAAGAACCTTTCCCGACACGACGATCGTACTCGATCATTGCGGCGGCATCCTCGGCATCGGCGCCTATGCGGGGCGGCGGCAGGAGATCTTCGCGGCGTGGTCACGGTCGATCCGCGCACTCGCCCAGTGTCCGAACGTCTCCGTGAAGCTCGGCGGCCTCGGCATGCGCATGAACGGCTTCGGCTTTGAGACGGGCCGGATGCCGCCGACGTCTCAGCACCTCGCCGAGACGTGGCGCCCCTACATTGAGACCTGCATCGAAGCCTTCGGCGCGACGCGTTGCATGTTCGAGAGCAACTTCCCGGTCGACAAAGGCTCCTACGGCTACGGCACTGTCTGGAACGCCTTCAAGCGCCTGACGGCGGGGGCCAGCAGCGACGAGCGCATGGCTTTGTTCAGCGGGACGGCCACCCGCGTCTACGCCGTCACCCTGCCGTCCTGA